The Neomonachus schauinslandi chromosome 11, ASM220157v2, whole genome shotgun sequence genome contains a region encoding:
- the LOC110586089 gene encoding transcription elongation factor A N-terminal and central domain-containing protein-like, producing the protein MSDQKQVAAKTSLIEQLMSKRNFEDLGNHLTELETLHVTKEHLQETVMVRAVYRVLKNYPTVALKKKGKCLLSEWKALYKDLHFKPRDSPKSFPTGRNEGNCGLSHDPSQDEISGGSSSNSSPHDVARAIETLVPENGTSQMEPREEHFRGGDPKSTDQRSSESLDPTVPVRAKCTELLYEALMSSCTDQSKADLWQNFAREIEGHIFTLRLKNLKKYKTCVRSKVANLKNPKNFHLQQNLLSRTTSPREFAEMTVMEMASKELKQLRASYTESCIQEHHLPHATEGTQTKKIKCRRCEKFNCKVTVITRGTLFLPSWVRNSNPDEEMMTYVICNECGERWYHSKWVCL; encoded by the coding sequence ATGTCTGACCAGAAGCAGGTAGCTGCCAAAACATCCCTTATCGAGCAACTGATGTCTAAAAGGAATTTTGAGGATCTTGGCAACCACCTTACTGAGCTGGAGACTCTTCATGTGACTAAAGAGCATCTCCAGGAGACTGTCATGGTCAGGGCGGTGTACAGAGTCCTCAAAAACTATCCTACAGTggctttgaaaaagaaaggcaagtgTTTGCTGTCAGAATGGAAAGCTCTTTATAAGGATCTCCACTTCAAACCAAGGGACAGCCCTAAATCATTCCCTACGGGCAGAAATGAAGGAAACTGCGGACTTTCTCATGACCCAAGTCAGGATGAGATATCAGGCGGCTCCAGTTCTAATTCATCACCCCACGATGTTGCAAGAGCCATTGAAACACTTGTGCCTGAAAATGGCACGAGTCAAATGGAGCCCAGGGAGGAGCATTTCAGGGGTGGTGACCCAAAATCCACTGACCAGAGATCCAGTGAGTCGCTGGATCCCACAGTACCTGTGAGAGCTAAGTGCACAGAACTTCTTTATGAAGCTTTAATGAGTTCTTGCACAGATCAGTCCAAAGCTGATTTGTGGCAGAACTTTGCAAGAGAAATTGAAGGGCACATTTTTACCCTTCGTTTGAAGAACCTCAAAAAGTACAAAACTTGTGTTAGAAGCAAAGTTGCCAATCTGAAGAACCccaaaaattttcatttacaaCAGAACTTGCTCTCTAGGACCACGTCTCCGAGAGAATTCGCCGAAATGACGGTGATGGAGATGGCAAGCAAGGAACTGAAGCAGTTGAGAGCCTCCTACACGGAATCTTGCATACAGGAACATCACCTTCCCCACGCCACTGAGGGCACgcagacaaagaaaataaaatgcagacgCTGTGAGAAGTTCAATTGCAAGGTCACTGTAATCACCAGAGGAACACTTTTCCTGCCAAGTTGGGTGCGGAATTCAAATCCAGATGAAGAGATGATGACCTATGTGATCTGTAATGAATGTGGGGAGCGGTGGTATCATAGCAAGTGGGTCTGCCTGTGA